Proteins encoded by one window of Sulfurospirillum barnesii SES-3:
- a CDS encoding sulfite exporter TauE/SafE family protein: protein MELFLVGSVALLASLLTFFSGFGLGTLLMPIIALFFPLPLAIAITAIVHFSNNLLKFFLLVKHSDISILLRFGLPAVIFSFLGAWSLERLSVWEWSFAYSILGVACTITPLKFIIGVVIALFLILESSATLHLPNAFKKLWLGGALSGFFGGLSGHQGAFRSLFLTQNALCKEVFLATGVSIAVVVDLSRLSVYAKHWESALTQWQMIVVAIVCAFVGTFIGKQYLQKVSIEFIRTVVAWMLGSVAVLLIVGIL from the coding sequence ATGGAACTTTTTCTTGTTGGCAGTGTTGCTCTACTGGCTTCTTTACTGACTTTTTTTTCGGGCTTTGGATTGGGCACACTTCTTATGCCCATTATTGCACTTTTTTTCCCTCTGCCTCTTGCGATTGCTATTACGGCTATCGTTCATTTTTCCAATAATCTTTTGAAATTTTTTCTTCTTGTGAAGCACAGTGATATTTCTATTTTATTGCGTTTTGGCTTACCTGCGGTTATTTTTTCTTTTTTGGGCGCATGGAGTTTAGAGCGTTTAAGTGTGTGGGAATGGAGTTTTGCCTATAGCATTTTGGGTGTTGCCTGTACAATAACCCCACTTAAATTCATCATTGGTGTGGTGATAGCACTTTTTCTTATCCTCGAATCAAGCGCTACTTTGCATCTTCCAAACGCCTTTAAAAAACTTTGGTTGGGTGGCGCTTTAAGCGGTTTTTTTGGGGGATTGAGCGGGCATCAAGGCGCTTTTCGTAGCCTTTTTCTTACCCAAAACGCACTCTGTAAAGAGGTCTTTTTAGCCACAGGTGTGAGCATTGCGGTGGTAGTGGATCTCTCCCGTCTTAGTGTGTATGCCAAGCATTGGGAGAGTGCACTTACACAATGGCAGATGATTGTGGTGGCAATTGTGTGTGCTTTTGTGGGGACGTTTATTGGCAAACAGTATCTTCAAAAAGTGAGCATTGAGTTTATTCGTACGGTGGTGGCGTGGATGTTAGGAAGTGTTGCGGTTTTATTGATTGTAGGCATTTTGTAG
- a CDS encoding sensor domain-containing diguanylate cyclase yields MQLKTKVVLTIAGLLLGVSLVGSFFNYLKNVRDTQAQLQNTSLPLSVDNIYTEIQQRMIEPLLVSSLMSHDTFLRDWIMEGEADMNGIVRYLTQIQQKYDIFTTFLVSDVTKNYYHPRGLIDVVNDQNSADAWYFRFKDQAEPYEINLDYNAHLSDTLIMFINYKVMNYKNEMIGATGVGVRLVNIEQMLSSFKARYKYDVYFIDTKGELTLYAQELNKRGNIANIEGLKKIQEAIFSGKQTQFEYKDKAGEYLLNTKYIDKLKLHLFVEINKKEYLNEIQKTFYLNLIMSLLVTCLVIAIILYTINIYQKQLVQLASEDALTSLSNRRTFNESFEAFYKLHQKGLKKITLLLIDIDDFKEVNDLFGHLVGDETLVRVAQLLQAHVRSSDVVARWGGEEFAILLLDVEKEHAKEIAQKICQAIQNDAFFLERLRKPLTLSIGVGELSNFESQDGLVHKVDNALYEAKKAGKNQVVVV; encoded by the coding sequence ATGCAGTTAAAAACAAAAGTGGTTTTAACCATAGCGGGTTTATTGCTCGGCGTTTCACTGGTGGGTTCTTTTTTTAATTACCTCAAAAATGTACGAGACACGCAAGCACAACTGCAAAACACCTCTTTACCTCTCTCGGTAGATAACATCTACACGGAGATTCAGCAACGTATGATTGAGCCTCTTTTGGTTTCATCGCTCATGTCCCATGACACGTTTTTGCGTGATTGGATTATGGAAGGGGAGGCTGATATGAACGGTATTGTGCGTTATCTAACGCAAATTCAGCAAAAATATGACATTTTTACCACGTTTTTGGTCTCTGATGTCACGAAAAATTATTACCATCCTCGGGGCTTAATTGATGTGGTCAATGACCAAAACAGTGCGGATGCATGGTATTTTCGTTTTAAAGATCAAGCAGAACCGTATGAGATTAATTTGGACTACAACGCTCATTTAAGCGATACACTTATTATGTTTATTAACTACAAAGTGATGAATTATAAAAATGAGATGATTGGTGCTACGGGCGTGGGTGTACGGCTGGTGAACATTGAGCAGATGCTCAGTTCCTTTAAAGCAAGGTACAAATACGATGTCTATTTTATTGACACAAAGGGTGAGCTAACGCTGTACGCACAAGAGTTAAATAAGCGGGGAAATATCGCTAATATTGAGGGATTAAAGAAAATTCAAGAGGCTATTTTTAGCGGAAAACAGACCCAATTTGAGTACAAGGATAAAGCGGGCGAGTACCTTTTAAACACCAAATACATCGACAAACTCAAACTCCATCTTTTTGTGGAAATCAATAAAAAAGAGTATTTAAACGAGATTCAAAAGACCTTTTATCTCAATCTTATCATGTCGCTTTTGGTCACGTGTTTGGTGATTGCGATTATTCTCTATACGATTAATATTTATCAAAAACAGTTGGTACAATTGGCGAGTGAAGATGCGCTCACAAGCCTTTCGAACCGAAGAACTTTTAATGAATCCTTTGAGGCATTTTATAAATTGCACCAAAAAGGGCTTAAAAAAATCACCCTTTTATTGATTGATATTGATGATTTTAAAGAGGTGAATGACCTTTTTGGGCATTTGGTCGGTGATGAAACGCTGGTACGTGTCGCACAACTTTTACAAGCACACGTGCGTTCTAGTGATGTTGTGGCACGTTGGGGTGGCGAGGAGTTTGCCATTTTACTCCTTGATGTGGAGAAAGAGCACGCCAAAGAGATTGCACAAAAAATATGCCAAGCAATACAAAACGATGCTTTCTTTTTGGAGCGTTTGCGCAAACCTTTGACATTGAGTATTGGTGTGGGTGAGCTCAGCAACTTTGAGAGTCAAGATGGATTGGTGCATAAAGTGGATAATGCTTTATATGAGGCAAAAAAAGCAGGTAAAAATCAAGTAGTTGTGGTTTAA
- a CDS encoding efflux RND transporter periplasmic adaptor subunit: MFAPTKKLFFYLLITCASASSYAEGTPTLIPVDVFKVGAPKEEAITLTYPAKTLSSQTTTLKARANGILLEKFFNEGDFVKKGDILYQIEPDSYRAAQKLAKANVTLQEIQVQKTSKEWNRIKTLFDKGASSEQDKDTAYWAYESAKSALESAKASLDIATINLERTTIKSPINGYSGAKLIDVSALVTEGTPLVEITQIDPLHVEFAIPNSDLLKEKYTIKNGTWAHPTEGKLKASLLLGKTAYKELGVVDFIDNTINAKTGTLKARASFQNSHKELLPNQFVTISLIGLVRQNVVQIPQKALVQNPLGTNVYIIENNKAILKNVVTAEVSHGNAIIEAGLKEGDILIVNNLLKIKQDTPVKIDKIINKEGK, encoded by the coding sequence ATGTTTGCTCCCACCAAAAAATTGTTTTTTTACCTATTAATCACATGTGCTTCAGCGTCTTCCTATGCAGAAGGAACCCCAACATTGATTCCTGTAGATGTTTTTAAAGTAGGCGCTCCTAAAGAAGAAGCTATTACCCTAACCTATCCAGCAAAAACACTCAGTTCTCAAACTACAACACTCAAAGCCAGAGCCAATGGAATATTGCTTGAAAAATTTTTTAATGAAGGTGACTTTGTTAAAAAGGGAGATATTTTGTATCAAATAGAGCCTGATAGTTATCGTGCAGCACAGAAGCTGGCAAAAGCCAATGTTACCTTACAAGAGATTCAAGTACAAAAAACAAGCAAGGAGTGGAATCGTATTAAAACTCTTTTTGATAAAGGCGCATCCAGCGAACAAGACAAAGATACCGCTTACTGGGCATACGAGAGTGCAAAAAGTGCGTTAGAAAGTGCAAAAGCTTCCTTGGATATTGCGACTATTAATTTAGAGAGAACGACCATTAAATCGCCAATAAATGGATATAGTGGTGCAAAACTGATTGATGTAAGTGCGCTAGTAACAGAGGGGACACCCCTGGTAGAAATTACTCAAATTGATCCTTTACATGTAGAGTTCGCTATTCCAAATAGTGACCTTCTCAAAGAAAAATACACCATTAAAAATGGGACATGGGCGCATCCAACAGAAGGAAAACTCAAAGCCTCTCTCCTGCTTGGAAAAACAGCATACAAAGAGTTAGGCGTAGTTGATTTTATTGATAACACCATCAATGCCAAAACTGGCACTTTAAAAGCCAGAGCATCCTTTCAAAATTCTCATAAAGAACTGCTTCCAAATCAGTTTGTAACCATTTCGCTAATAGGTCTTGTGCGACAAAATGTCGTTCAAATTCCACAAAAGGCTTTAGTACAAAATCCTTTGGGAACCAACGTATATATCATCGAAAACAATAAAGCTATTCTTAAAAATGTTGTAACAGCGGAAGTCAGTCATGGCAATGCCATTATCGAAGCAGGGTTAAAAGAGGGGGATATACTCATTGTCAATAATCTTCTCAAAATCAAACAAGATACGCCTGTAAAAATTGATAAAATCATTAACAAAGAAGGAAAATAG
- a CDS encoding efflux RND transporter permease subunit, with translation MFSKFFIERPIFASVISLIILIAGIVSIRILPVQEYPNVVPPQIILSTTYPGADAKTLEETVASPLEQQLNGLENMIYMVSTTSPSGAFNIYLFFEVGTDIAQAKIDVNNRVQMASNKLPDAVKRQGVDVTEKSPDVLRVIALTSKENVHDTTYIANYAINNIIEEFKRIPGVADASIIGNKDYSIRIWIDPQKLSFYQITTMEVLSAIKNQNEKYPSGQIAQEPISQTASFTYTIASQGRLQKPEEFKEIILKANPDGSTLTLGDVATVELGSESYFFAGLFNGKPMSAIRIFLTSQANALDVSKQLDDKIAELSKNFPSDLQLDAAYDPTTFVRASIKEVIMTLLEAVVLVVLVVYLFLGNIRATIIPLLAIPVSIVGTFAGFYAMGFSINLLTLFGLTLAIGLVVDDAIIVIENVERILKQGEMNVKQATIKAMHEITGPVIAIVLVICAVFMPSVFSNSMSGVMSKQFAITLIISVSISGLIALTLTPALCALILKHETHKPFWFIQKFNHFFHALTERFGSIVQRTIRFSFITLLLFGVMLMATYFIWQKIPTGLIPKEDKGTFFAVSTLPPGASLSRTLAVNQEIASIALNNPLVAKVGGFSGTDFSSKAYKTDAGYSYIRLVDWSQRKDANQSLDAIAKTLTTQFSKNKEARIVAVTPPPIMGLSVTGGFELYIQNRTGTGYSALSHYAKEIVQKASQREELKAVRTTLNTNVPQYAISVDTKKAKAYNVEISDIYTTLQATFGNVYVNDFNLFGRTYKVNLQSTHLFREGVDNYSDVFVRSSDGNLIPISILATLTPIVNPSVTQRFNMFQAAQILGEPAAGYTSGEAMQIIENIAQEILPNGYTLEWGGASFQEKRLQKEGNNALIYAIVFVFLILAALYESWTIPFAVLFAIPFALFGSALFTLTWELQNDIYFQIGLVTLVGLSAKNAILMVEFAMQRIKSGTPLLCATIEGAKIRFRPIIMTSLAFIAGTLPLALSNGAGANSRHILGTTIVGGMVTLTLIGIVFVPFFFYFIMRMKEKFYSKGGFNEA, from the coding sequence ATGTTTTCCAAATTCTTTATTGAACGCCCCATCTTTGCTTCTGTTATTTCGCTTATTATCCTTATTGCGGGTATTGTTTCAATTCGGATACTGCCAGTGCAAGAATACCCAAATGTTGTCCCTCCACAAATTATTCTCTCCACAACCTATCCAGGAGCGGATGCAAAAACATTAGAAGAAACAGTTGCGTCACCGCTTGAACAACAGCTCAATGGATTAGAAAATATGATTTATATGGTTTCTACAACTTCTCCTAGTGGCGCATTTAATATCTACCTCTTTTTTGAAGTGGGAACCGATATTGCCCAAGCAAAAATTGATGTCAATAACCGTGTCCAAATGGCTTCTAATAAACTCCCTGACGCAGTTAAACGACAAGGGGTTGATGTAACTGAAAAATCACCTGATGTACTACGTGTTATAGCACTTACATCCAAAGAAAATGTTCACGACACTACTTATATTGCCAACTATGCAATTAACAATATTATTGAAGAGTTTAAACGTATTCCTGGTGTTGCAGATGCTAGTATTATTGGCAATAAAGATTATTCTATCCGTATATGGATTGATCCACAAAAACTCTCATTCTATCAAATCACAACCATGGAAGTCCTCAGTGCCATTAAAAACCAAAATGAAAAATATCCCTCTGGGCAAATAGCACAAGAACCCATCAGCCAAACAGCTTCTTTTACCTATACCATCGCATCGCAAGGGAGACTTCAAAAACCAGAAGAGTTTAAAGAAATTATTCTAAAAGCAAATCCTGATGGTTCGACTTTAACATTAGGCGATGTTGCTACGGTAGAGTTGGGCTCTGAGAGTTACTTTTTTGCAGGCCTTTTTAATGGCAAACCTATGTCTGCTATTAGAATTTTCTTAACCTCACAAGCAAATGCTTTAGATGTTTCCAAGCAGTTAGATGACAAAATTGCCGAACTCTCAAAAAATTTTCCAAGTGATTTACAGCTTGATGCAGCCTATGATCCCACAACCTTTGTAAGAGCTTCTATTAAAGAAGTTATTATGACTTTATTAGAAGCGGTTGTTCTTGTTGTGTTGGTCGTTTATCTTTTTTTAGGGAATATAAGAGCAACCATTATCCCTCTTTTAGCAATTCCAGTCTCTATTGTTGGAACCTTTGCGGGATTTTACGCTATGGGATTTTCTATTAACCTTCTAACGCTTTTTGGTCTCACCCTTGCAATTGGACTGGTGGTCGATGATGCCATTATTGTCATTGAAAATGTAGAACGTATTTTAAAACAAGGCGAAATGAACGTTAAGCAAGCGACCATTAAAGCCATGCACGAAATTACAGGGCCTGTGATTGCCATTGTATTGGTGATTTGTGCTGTGTTTATGCCATCGGTTTTTTCCAACAGTATGAGTGGTGTCATGTCCAAACAATTTGCTATCACGCTCATTATTTCTGTCTCCATTTCAGGGCTTATCGCACTCACGTTAACACCTGCTTTGTGTGCTTTAATTTTGAAACATGAAACACATAAACCCTTTTGGTTTATCCAAAAATTTAATCATTTTTTTCATGCATTAACAGAAAGATTTGGAAGTATTGTTCAGCGTACAATTCGTTTTAGTTTTATAACGCTTCTTCTTTTTGGCGTTATGCTAATGGCCACATACTTTATTTGGCAAAAAATTCCAACAGGACTAATTCCGAAGGAAGATAAAGGCACTTTTTTTGCCGTCAGTACACTTCCTCCTGGTGCTTCACTTAGCCGAACACTCGCCGTCAATCAAGAGATTGCTTCCATAGCCCTAAATAACCCTCTGGTTGCTAAAGTAGGTGGCTTTTCAGGAACCGATTTTAGTTCTAAGGCTTATAAAACCGATGCAGGATACAGTTATATACGCTTGGTTGATTGGAGTCAAAGAAAAGATGCCAATCAAAGCTTAGATGCTATTGCCAAAACACTAACCACACAATTTTCAAAAAATAAAGAAGCGCGCATTGTGGCTGTAACACCACCACCCATTATGGGGCTAAGTGTTACAGGTGGATTTGAACTCTATATACAAAATCGTACAGGAACAGGATACAGTGCGCTTAGCCATTACGCAAAAGAAATCGTTCAAAAAGCTTCGCAAAGAGAAGAACTAAAAGCTGTTCGAACAACGCTCAACACCAATGTCCCACAATACGCTATTTCTGTCGATACTAAAAAAGCAAAAGCATACAATGTCGAAATTTCAGATATTTATACCACCCTTCAAGCTACATTTGGAAATGTCTATGTAAATGATTTTAATCTTTTTGGTCGTACCTACAAAGTCAATCTTCAATCAACACACTTATTTCGAGAAGGGGTTGATAATTATAGTGATGTCTTTGTCCGCTCAAGCGATGGAAATCTTATCCCCATAAGTATTCTTGCTACCTTAACACCTATCGTCAATCCAAGTGTAACGCAACGTTTTAATATGTTTCAAGCAGCCCAAATCTTAGGAGAACCTGCTGCTGGATATACCTCAGGAGAAGCGATGCAGATCATAGAAAACATTGCTCAAGAAATTTTACCAAATGGCTATACCCTAGAATGGGGAGGAGCTTCTTTTCAAGAAAAACGCCTCCAAAAAGAAGGAAATAATGCCTTAATTTACGCCATCGTCTTTGTCTTTTTAATTCTAGCAGCTCTTTATGAAAGTTGGACTATTCCTTTTGCAGTTTTATTTGCCATTCCTTTTGCTCTTTTTGGCTCAGCACTTTTCACACTCACATGGGAGTTACAAAACGATATTTATTTCCAAATTGGGCTTGTAACGTTGGTGGGGCTTTCGGCTAAAAACGCTATTTTAATGGTCGAATTTGCTATGCAACGTATCAAAAGTGGTACTCCTTTGCTCTGTGCAACAATTGAAGGAGCAAAAATTCGTTTTCGTCCTATCATTATGACCTCTTTGGCATTTATTGCAGGAACTCTTCCTCTGGCACTAAGCAATGGGGCAGGAGCCAACAGTCGTCATATTTTAGGAACAACCATTGTTGGGGGTATGGTAACACTCACACTCATTGGTATTGTCTTTGTACCATTCTTCTTTTATTTTATTATGCGTATGAAGGAGAAATTTTATTCTAAAGGAGGATTCAATGAAGCGTAA
- a CDS encoding efflux transporter outer membrane subunit — MKRKYISISLLTMVILSGCSLSPTLQVPSIELPNKPLTALHVNEKWWTSFNDETLNRLIEEALTHNDDIKLSALRILKAKQMYGLSDANLYPSLNATGTQSRQKTSEETYQNKRYNYTDYSLGLSLQYEIDFWGKLSNQAESNWSLYLASKMAYQTVTNTLINDVIQAYLNLASLEERIKILDESIENYRQSYTYRSQQHQAGTINELLATQALAQYNNANASKGVLLETKTTQQSALAILLGKSPKELFDGEKPLIDHLPSPVTIPQGISSDLLENRPDIQESLMNLHSKNALIGVERSAYFPSISLTGSYGQQSESSSNLFQPTANKWGFGPTFTLPIFDFGKINTKVELSKTDLQSALISYEQTVKKAYKEVYDALSKEALIQNRLLYHEDEIKAYQKMLSITTTRFENGAANWLEVLDSQKSLLNASLNHTTTKQTLLVSQVELFKALGGGWNQHQ; from the coding sequence ATGAAGCGTAAATATATCAGCATATCATTACTCACAATGGTTATTTTATCGGGATGCTCACTCTCTCCAACCCTTCAAGTTCCTTCCATAGAACTTCCCAACAAGCCTCTGACTGCTTTACATGTAAACGAAAAATGGTGGACTTCTTTTAACGATGAAACGCTCAATCGCCTTATTGAAGAAGCATTAACACACAATGATGATATTAAACTTTCAGCCCTTCGCATTTTAAAAGCGAAGCAAATGTATGGGTTAAGCGATGCCAATCTCTACCCATCCCTCAATGCCACAGGAACACAATCTAGGCAGAAAACAAGTGAAGAGACGTATCAAAATAAACGGTACAACTATACAGATTATTCCCTGGGTCTCTCATTGCAATATGAAATAGACTTTTGGGGAAAACTCAGTAACCAAGCAGAATCAAATTGGTCCTTATACCTCGCAAGTAAAATGGCATACCAAACCGTAACCAATACCTTAATTAATGATGTTATTCAAGCCTATTTAAATCTTGCCTCACTTGAAGAGCGCATTAAAATTCTTGATGAGAGTATTGAAAATTATCGTCAAAGCTATACATACAGAAGCCAACAACACCAAGCAGGTACAATTAATGAGCTTCTGGCAACGCAAGCGCTCGCACAATACAATAATGCAAATGCAAGCAAAGGAGTACTTCTTGAAACGAAAACAACACAACAAAGTGCTTTAGCCATTCTTTTGGGAAAATCTCCCAAAGAACTTTTTGATGGTGAAAAACCACTCATCGACCACTTACCATCTCCTGTGACTATTCCTCAGGGTATCTCTTCTGATTTACTGGAAAATAGACCTGATATTCAAGAATCCCTCATGAATTTACACAGTAAAAATGCGCTTATTGGCGTAGAACGCTCTGCTTATTTTCCCAGCATTAGCCTTACAGGAAGTTATGGACAACAAAGCGAAAGCTCCAGTAATCTTTTTCAACCAACAGCTAACAAATGGGGTTTTGGACCAACATTTACCTTGCCAATTTTTGATTTTGGCAAAATTAATACCAAAGTTGAACTATCCAAAACAGATTTGCAAAGTGCGCTCATTAGTTATGAACAAACGGTTAAAAAAGCTTATAAAGAAGTTTATGATGCACTCTCTAAAGAGGCACTCATTCAAAACAGGCTACTCTATCATGAAGATGAAATAAAGGCATATCAAAAAATGCTTTCCATTACAACAACACGCTTTGAAAATGGAGCAGCCAACTGGCTTGAAGTTCTTGATTCTCAAAAAAGTCTTTTAAATGCGTCTCTTAACCATACCACCACAAAACAAACCCTTCTTGTTTCACAAGTAGAACTCTTTAAAGCTTTAGGTGGAGGATGGAATCAACATCAGTAG
- a CDS encoding thioredoxin family protein: MKIEILGTGCAKCQALTEATKKAVAQKGIFAEIVKVEDIMQIMNYGVTSTPALVVDGAVVSSGKLLNADEIIALLDSHKPSQGGCCCGGKC, translated from the coding sequence ATGAAAATCGAAATTTTAGGAACAGGGTGTGCCAAATGTCAGGCATTAACCGAAGCAACCAAAAAAGCGGTAGCGCAAAAAGGGATTTTTGCAGAAATTGTGAAAGTGGAAGACATTATGCAGATTATGAATTATGGTGTCACGTCAACCCCTGCATTGGTGGTAGATGGTGCTGTTGTAAGCAGTGGCAAACTCTTAAATGCTGATGAAATTATTGCTCTTTTGGATTCACATAAACCTTCACAAGGCGGATGTTGTTGTGGGGGTAAATGTTAA
- a CDS encoding rhodanese-like domain-containing protein — protein sequence MRKIIGVFLVLVGLLQAQTPKEVSFDAYLQGFGYEERSAMKIRTPDMLALVEEGKAVLVDIRFKEEYAAWHIAGSLNIPLNELPKRYQELPKDKLIVTACPHNDRSNMARLYLTLKGYKAVYLNDGLLKTADFLRGENAKEYMDELKTLKEKK from the coding sequence ATGAGAAAAATCATTGGAGTTTTTTTGGTGTTGGTAGGACTTTTGCAAGCGCAAACGCCTAAAGAGGTGAGTTTTGATGCCTATTTGCAAGGTTTTGGTTATGAAGAGCGCAGTGCTATGAAAATCAGAACACCCGATATGCTAGCCCTTGTGGAAGAGGGAAAAGCAGTGTTGGTGGATATTCGCTTTAAAGAGGAGTATGCGGCGTGGCATATTGCAGGCTCGCTCAACATTCCGCTGAATGAACTTCCCAAACGCTATCAGGAACTGCCAAAAGATAAACTCATTGTTACAGCGTGTCCGCACAACGACCGCTCCAATATGGCAAGGCTTTATTTAACCCTCAAAGGCTATAAGGCGGTCTATTTAAACGATGGGCTTTTGAAAACGGCTGATTTTTTGCGAGGTGAGAATGCTAAAGAGTATATGGATGAACTTAAAACGTTAAAGGAGAAAAAATGA
- a CDS encoding permease — MFDWWEQLSAVMVFDGLGLVKGSQLGEAVHFFIYDTLKIYMLLVAIIFAVSFLRTYFNTEKVRVYLQGKSEFSGNVLAALFGIITPFCSCSAIPLFLGFMQARIPMGITFSFLISAPLNNEIAIAMLFGLFGWKVTALYIGFGLLVAILGGFIIGKCNLEKYVLIPVTPMSGDLEEVHIRLHVTKRINDAWVYTKDIFIKIYLYVLIGVGIGAFIHGYIPADFIARYAGGDAWYAVPLAVLLGIPMYSNAAGVMPLIEVLTSKGMLLGSALSFMMAVTALSLPEAMILKRILHVKLIGVFFGIVGFGILLVGYVFNAIL, encoded by the coding sequence ATGTTTGATTGGTGGGAGCAGTTAAGTGCTGTGATGGTTTTTGATGGACTAGGACTTGTGAAAGGCTCACAGCTAGGCGAAGCCGTGCATTTTTTTATTTACGATACCTTGAAAATTTACATGCTTTTAGTGGCGATTATTTTTGCGGTGAGTTTTTTGCGCACCTACTTTAACACCGAAAAGGTGAGGGTCTATTTGCAAGGTAAAAGTGAGTTTAGTGGCAATGTCTTAGCCGCACTTTTTGGCATTATTACCCCTTTTTGCAGTTGTTCGGCGATTCCTTTGTTTTTAGGGTTTATGCAAGCGCGTATTCCTATGGGCATTACCTTTAGCTTTTTGATTTCAGCACCGCTGAACAATGAAATTGCCATTGCGATGCTTTTTGGTCTTTTTGGCTGGAAAGTCACAGCTCTTTACATTGGGTTTGGTCTTTTGGTGGCGATTTTAGGGGGATTTATCATTGGAAAATGTAACTTAGAAAAATACGTACTTATTCCTGTAACGCCTATGAGCGGAGATTTAGAAGAGGTACACATTCGTTTACATGTAACGAAGCGTATCAACGATGCGTGGGTTTATACCAAAGATATTTTCATAAAAATTTATCTCTACGTGCTCATTGGTGTGGGTATTGGGGCGTTTATTCATGGCTATATTCCTGCAGATTTTATTGCACGCTATGCAGGTGGTGATGCGTGGTATGCGGTGCCTTTGGCGGTTCTGCTTGGCATTCCTATGTACTCAAATGCTGCAGGGGTGATGCCTTTGATTGAAGTTTTAACCAGCAAAGGGATGCTTTTGGGCAGTGCGCTAAGCTTTATGATGGCAGTTACCGCCCTCTCTTTGCCTGAGGCGATGATTTTAAAGCGCATTTTACATGTAAAGCTTATTGGTGTCTTTTTTGGCATTGTTGGGTTTGGTATTTTGTTGGTGGGCTATGTTTTTAATGCGATTTTATAA
- a CDS encoding sulfite exporter TauE/SafE family protein, giving the protein MEYALYFGVTLIISTLFSIGGTGSAVALIPMLNFLGVGFDIAKAVGLFANTASTIGASIMNVLRKSIDVKRTLPFVFMSVACSPLGAYVSTQIDVHYVKIGFAFFLLFSATMMLVQKKQGSVRFTSAWFMVFMGGVVGFLGGLLGIGGGAIIIPLLIYLGYDAKQTAITVSFMIPFSTLAAFLTYVYLIEIDWILLGVVALAAALGGVLGNYIMVFKLSVEHTRKFIAFSLYLIGFKMMYSLII; this is encoded by the coding sequence ATGGAATATGCGCTTTATTTTGGTGTGACATTGATTATCTCCACCCTCTTTTCTATTGGGGGGACGGGTTCAGCCGTAGCATTAATTCCGATGCTTAATTTTTTAGGGGTTGGATTTGATATTGCTAAGGCAGTTGGGTTATTTGCCAACACAGCTTCAACGATTGGTGCATCTATTATGAATGTGCTTCGCAAAAGCATTGATGTTAAGCGTACACTACCGTTTGTTTTCATGTCTGTGGCATGTTCTCCTTTGGGCGCTTATGTGTCGACACAGATTGATGTGCATTATGTCAAGATTGGGTTTGCTTTTTTTCTTCTTTTTAGTGCGACGATGATGTTAGTACAAAAAAAACAAGGCAGTGTTCGGTTTACATCCGCATGGTTTATGGTATTTATGGGGGGTGTGGTTGGTTTTTTAGGCGGACTTTTGGGCATTGGCGGTGGAGCGATTATTATCCCTTTACTGATTTATTTAGGGTATGACGCAAAGCAAACGGCTATAACGGTAAGTTTTATGATTCCTTTTTCAACCCTTGCTGCTTTTTTAACGTATGTTTATTTGATTGAAATTGATTGGATACTTTTAGGCGTTGTAGCTTTAGCAGCTGCTCTTGGTGGTGTGCTTGGGAATTATATTATGGTGTTTAAACTCAGTGTGGAACATACACGAAAATTTATTGCTTTTTCGTTGTATCTTATTGGGTTTAAAATGATGTATTCATTGATAATTTAA
- a CDS encoding rhodanese-like domain-containing protein, producing MDSYIRSLDMKVIARDNIDADDFIAMYNRGEAILLDVRYGFEHHVWGLPFTCNIPLNELPDRLDELPKDKIIVCACPESCRSNIAKQYLCVKGFDAKILSCGLLVLMSRLKGGKAKDLSLK from the coding sequence ATGGACAGTTATATTCGTAGCCTTGATATGAAAGTGATCGCACGGGACAATATAGACGCTGATGATTTTATAGCGATGTATAACAGAGGTGAGGCAATTTTACTGGATGTACGCTATGGCTTTGAGCATCACGTGTGGGGACTTCCTTTTACATGTAACATTCCTTTGAATGAATTACCTGATAGACTTGATGAACTACCTAAAGATAAAATTATCGTATGCGCCTGTCCTGAATCGTGTCGTTCCAATATTGCTAAGCAGTATTTGTGTGTGAAAGGGTTTGATGCAAAAATTCTCTCTTGCGGTCTTCTTGTTTTAATGAGTCGTCTTAAAGGTGGCAAGGCTAAAGACCTTTCTTTGAAATAA